In a genomic window of Tripterygium wilfordii isolate XIE 37 chromosome 8, ASM1340144v1, whole genome shotgun sequence:
- the LOC120003513 gene encoding uncharacterized protein LOC120003513 encodes MQRLCTKLRSLKLQSPETFSSLYSVSSSRRFLHHCSPQLGHSPHLASTSSWSLRQVLYPSTVNHQFPSLAVLPLRSSPLPLSLVHVRYVSSRERRKKRKPMTPVTSKLKKTKMKSYSSYKLRFRTMNDGKIRRWKEGKRHNAHVKSKKSKRRLRQPAIVPAAFAKVMKKLNFCG; translated from the exons ATGCAGAGATTGTGCACCAAGCTCCGGTCTCTGAAGCTACAATCACCGGAAACTTTTTCATCTCTCTATTCCGTCTCCTCCTCTCGTCGTTTTTTGCATCATTGTTCGCCGCAGCTTGGCCACTCTCCACATCTCGCTTCAACTTCCTCATGGAGTCTTCGGCAGGTTTTGTATCCGTCAACAGTAAATCATCAGTTCCCTTCATTGGCGGTTCTTCCTTTGCGTTCCTCTCCACTCCCTCTCTCT TTGGTGCATGTACGATATGTGTCATCAAGAGAACGGCGTAAGAAGAGGAAGCCAATGACACCCGTCACCTCCAAGCTCAAGAAAACTAAAATGAAATCTTATtc GTCTTACAAGTTGAGATTCAGGACGATGAATGATGGAAAAATTCGACGCTGGAAAGAGGGAAAAAGACACAATGCTCACGTGAAG TCGAAGAAATCAAAACGTAGACTTAGACAGCCTGCAATAGTCCCAGCTGCCTTTGCCAAGGTTATGAAGAAGCTTAATTTTTGCGGTTGA
- the LOC120003826 gene encoding uncharacterized protein LOC120003826, which translates to MNRSRSGDLNSGFSTSDYVNPNFSFNTPSVPRSSGKAKPRLVKVRKQSNAQHLKSDGATGAASGFNPFQSARGNAGAGSEGPKAGGLGPGGVGFGRSGNDAFVFGASRSDMARDSNSGKWDSLGELGEEVVLEMRDLRIGRGNDSSCGIDESIKKLNIDDNRGDDKPNVKIVDGKPNFGANVNTKLGLGSADNVSSSVGTGVEFMLPDEFKNKLKGSRDTDGGDFTSNANDSRTFQFGGGASSSKGDNSFAESSANALPDRMKTLTIKDFLSTNRVENDKGNLRTKHEDGFAFGSTKDYLDADRANTLSNEIEKKLNIENATGERFDRKAPEYSYSQVSAGHRETGNFCDKKTNDIDKSVPTGFPFQAAMHGNDAHGTQVPVGMVSADRSEKTDGFSFTGLTSIATPFVDFKTPNAKIQQLSGVNQQLEFSAKGKCIRDTKVKKRKDKLKHPTKLPMWPVRDSISKDDGFQVVPEPSESYSPMDVSPYRETPAETQCSGEHSVASDEFLFHNNNSLSTEPPSTISNDAIDEDLVAATQRMDINGLDEECGESMEDGPDYGFDNIVHSDGPAEESISAAETESFKSAYEEIDSDNAVSSAETEVSSIPNIGKQDSDARMQSDLPLGSENITGSNFTFAASFATQGHLSASKPHYKKKNRIKGGHDTYNSTASAKTPYASSSVQFSPFSEASSILSSGCAKKENLSMPPPELGDNSGANVAQEIKKQSNLIPSATVAAQEACEKWRLRGNQAYSNGDLSKAEDYYARGINCIPESETSRSCLRALMLCYSNRAATRMSLGRMRDALGDCMSAIAIDPNFLKVQVRAANCYVALGEVEDASQYFKKCLQSGTDICVDRKVALEASDGLQKVQKVFESIQLATNLLLSRTTKDADTALEVIADALSISSYSEKLLEMRAEALFTLRRYEEVILLCEQTFDSAEMNSPSIDGDSLVENPDGSVVSKSPSFRLWRCLLIFRSLFYLGRLEEAIASLEKQEGRGFTTRGNGSKAPESSIALAVTVRELLRHRAAGNEAFQAGRHSEAIEHYTSALSCNVESRPFAAICFCNRAAAYKALGQITDAIADCSLAIALDGNYLKAICRRATLYEMIRDYGQAATDLQRLVGLLSKKVDEKTSQIGASGASSNLANDLRQARLRLATAEDEARKDIPLDLYLILEVESSVSASEIKKNYRKAALRHHPDKAGQSLARSDSGDNGIWKDIGEEVHKDADRLFKMIAEAYAVLSDPNKRSQYDLEEEMRNAQKKRNGSGTSRTHTDVKNYPFERNSGRRPWKEVFRSYGHSPTKGPEFSWSSRYS; encoded by the exons ATGAACCGATCAAGGTCTGGTGATTTGAATTCTGGATTTTCGACTTCCGATTATGTCAACCCGAATTTCAGCTTCAACACGCCGTCGGTACCACGATCATCAGGCAAGGCAAAGCCGAGGTTGGTGAAAGTGAGGAAGCAATCGAATGCGCAGCATCTGAAATCAGATGGAGCAACAGGGGCGGCGTCCGGGTTCAATCCGTTTCAGTCTGCTAGGGGTAATGCTGGGGCAGGTTCGGAAGGACCCAAGGCCGGTGGTCTGGGCCCAGGTGGAGTTGGGTTTGGAAGGAGTGGTAATGACGCATTTGTGTTTGGAGCAAGCAGGAGCGATATGGCTAGGGATTCAAATTCTGGGAAGTGGGATTCCTTGGGGGAATTGGGAGAGGAAGTTGTTTTGGAAATGAGGGATTTGAGAATTGGAAGGGGAAACGATAGTAGTTGTGGCATTGATGAAAGCATTAAGAAGTTAAACATTGATGATAACAGAGGGGATGATAAGCCCAATGTGAAAATTGTTGATGGAAAGCCCAACTTTGGTGCAAATGTTAACACCAAGCTTGGATTGGGGAGTGCTGACAATGTGAGTAGTTCGGTTGGAACTGGTGTGGAGTTTATGCTGCCAGAtgaattcaaaaacaaattgaaaGGGTCTAGGGACACCGATGGTGGCGATTTCACATCTAATGCCAATGATTCAAGAACGTTTCAATTTGGTGGTGGTGCTAGTAGTAGTAAGGGTGATAATTCATTTGCTGAAAGTTCAGCCAATGCACTTCCTGACAGGATGAAGACTCTGACCATAAAGGATTTTTTGTCTACTAATAGGGTTGAGAATGATAAAGGTAATCTCAGGACCAAGCATGAGGATGGCTTTGCCTTCGGAAGCACTAAAGATTATCTTGATGCAGATAGAGCAAACACATTGTCAAATGAGATTGAGAAGAAGTTGAATATTGAAAATGCGACTGGAGAACGTTTTGATAGAAAAGCCCCAGAATATTCCTATTCGCAAGTCTCAGCTGGGCATAGGGAAACTGGGAATTTCTGTGATAAAAAAACCAATGACATTGATAAATCAGTTCCCACAGGATTCCCTTTTCAGGCAGCAATGCACGGTAATGATGCCCATGGTACTCAAGTTCCAGTAGGCATGGTGTCTGCTGATAGATCTGAGAAGACTGATGGTTTTAGTTTCACAGGGCTGACGAGCATAGCTACACCATTTGTTGACTTTAAAACACCAAATGCAAAGATACAACAATTATCTGGCGTAAATCAGCAACTGGAATTCAGTGCAAAGGGGAAATGTATTAGAGATACAAaagtaaagaaaagaaaggacaaGTTGAAGCACCCTACCAAACTCCCAATGTGGCCTGTGCGGGATTCAATTTCTAAGGATGatggcttccaagtggtacctgAGCCTTCTGAATCTTATTCACCCATGGATGTCTCTCCATATCGAGAAACACCTGCTGAGACTCAATGTTCAGGAGAACATTCTGTGGCATCAGATGAGTTTCTCTTCCACAACAACAATAGTTTATCAACTGAACCTCCTTCAACCATTTCAAATGATGCTATTGATGAAGATTTGGTTGCTGCAACACAACGTATGGACATAAATGGACTGGATGAAGAATGCGGAGAATCCATGGAAGATGGTCCTGATTATGGTTTTGATAACATTGTCCATTCTGATGGTCCTGCAGAAGAGTCTATCTCTGCGGCTGAAACTGAAAGCTTCAAATCTGCATATGAAGAAATTGACAGTGACAATGCTGTTAGTTCTGCAGAAACCGAAGTCAGTTCAATCCCTAACATTGGCAAACAAGACAGTGATGCTAGGATGCAGTCTGACTTGCCTTTAGGTTCAGAAAATATTACTGGATCTAACTTCACTTTTGCTGCCTCCTTTGCCACTCAAGGTCATTTATCTGCATCAAAACCCCACTACAAGAAGAAAAACAGGATTAAAGGTGGTCATGATACCTATAATTCCACTGCAAGTGCAAAAACTCCATATGCTTCATCTTCTGTGCAGTTTTCTCCATTCTCTGAAGCTTCATCGATTCTGTCTTCGGGCTGTGccaagaaagaaaatttatcaATGCCTCCACCAGAACTTGGAGATAACTCTGGGGCAAATGTGGCACAAGAGATCAAGAAACAGTCTAATCTGATTCCCTCTGCAACTGTTGCAGCTCAAGAGGCATGTGAAAAGTGGCGATTAAG GGGTAACCAGGCATATTCAAATGGGGATTTGTCCAAAGCTGAGGATTATTACGCACGGGGAATAAATTGTATTCCTGAGAGTGAAACTTCTAGAAGTTGTCTCAGGGCATTGATGTTATGTTATAGCAATCGTGCGGCAACACGTATGTCCTTAGGAAGAATGAGAGATGCATTAGGAGACTGTATGAGCGCCATTGCAATAGATCCCAATTTTCTCAAGGTGCAAGTTAGAGCTGCAAA TTGCTATGTTGCCCTTGGGGAAGTTGAAGATGCCTCACAATACTTTAAGAAGTGCTTACAGTCAGGGACTGACATCTGTGTAGATCGGAAAGTTGCACTGGAAGCCTCAGATGGCCTACAGAAAGTTCAG AAAGTGTTTGAATCCATCCAACTTGCTACGAATCTTCTTCTAAGTAGAACGACAAAGGACGCTGATACTGCGTTGGAAGTGATTGCGGATGCTCTGTCAATAAGTTCGTATTCAGAGAAATTACTCGAAATGAGAGCAGAAGCTCTTTTCACG CTGCGGAGGTATGAAGAGGTAATTCTGCTATGCGAGCAGACCTTTGATTCAGCTGAAATGAATTCTCCTTCTATAGATGGTGATAGCCTGGTAGAAAATCCGGATGGTTCTGTTGTTTCAAAGAGTCCTTCCTTCAGGCTTTGGCGTTGCCTTCTGATATTCAGATCACTTTTTTATCTGGGAAGGCTGGAGGAGGCTATTGCTTCACTGGAGAAGCAAGAGGGCCGGGGTTTTACTACAAGGGG GAATGGAAGCAAGGCTCCGGAATCGTCCATAGCCTTAGCTGTCACTGTACGTGAGCTCTTGCGCCATAGG GCTGCAGGAAACGAAGCGTTTCAAGCTGGAAGGCATTCAGAAGCTATTGAACATTATACTTCTGCTTTGTCATGCAATGTGGAGTCCCGACCCTTTGCAGCAATTTGTTTCTGCAATCGTGCTGCTGCATACAAGGCCTTGGGCCAAATTACTGATGCCATTGCAGATTGCAGCCTAGCCATAGCTCTTGATGGAAATTATCTAAAG GCAATTTGTAGACGAGCGACGCTATATGAAATGATTAGGGATTATGGACAAGCAGCTACTGACCTTCAGAGACTTGTAGGTCTTCTGTCTAAGAAGGTAGATGAGAAGACTAGTCAAATTGGAGCATCTGGTGCTTCATCTAATTTGGCAAATGACTTGAGGCAAGCTCGTCTGCGTCTTGCTACTGCAGAAGATGAAGCGAGAAAGGACATCCCTTTGGATTTATACCTCATTTT AGAAGTTGAATCATCAGTTTCAGCATCAGAAATTAAGAAGAATTATAGAAAAGCTGCGCTTAGACATCACCCTGACAAG gctGGTCAATCCTTAGCTAGAAGTGACAGTGGAGACAATGGTATTTGGAAGGATATTGGAGAAGAAGTCCACAAGGATGCTGACAGGCTCTTTAAAATGATTGCAGAGGCATATGCAGTACTTTCAGATCCTAACAAG CGTTCACAGTACGATCTTGAAGAAGAGATGAGGAATGCCCAAAAGAAGCGCAATGGAAGCGGTACATCCAGGACGCATACAGATGTAAAAAACTATCCATTTGAACGAAACAGCGGTAGGAGACCATGGAAAGAGGTTTTTAGGTCATATGGTCACTCACCCACCAAAGGGCCTGAATTTAGCTGGTCAAGCAGATATTCATGA
- the LOC120003702 gene encoding pentatricopeptide repeat-containing protein At3g09040, mitochondrial-like, translated as MRSLRLVSLCPLLKRFSSFANEPYHHQICKFSSCGPPYSSSFWAGKDPTDFAAALSHSENSMSLTLGTQVHGHVMKLGFAEDIFSQNNLIKMYKKFGVLDDGFKLFDEMPYRNLVSWTLIISGAIQLGHFEVGVEMFMEMTRTGLVPNEFAFGSVMKACTSMGASDFGSCVHCFALKIGLEINPFVGCSILNFYAKLGDIVAGERIFEGLNYVDIGCWNSMIGGYAQCGYGLEAVNIVSSMRWDRITMDKFTFVNVLQGCTDLGDMDIGKQIHGLILRSEMEFDTSVMNALMHMYFENGGRNSAWKVFRRMLNKDVVSWNTVFGGACQYEDSGEVARLYHEFIGTGMRPNYVTFSGLFRRCAQLCDLNLGLQFFCHALCFGFFNEYTVACSLINMFAQCGTMEMACLVFESGLLTDITPWNELISGHNLNYHEIEALQIFCKLWELGVEANEFTFCSILESCSRSEDWQMCRQIHAAIIKSGFVYQGYVCNSLVECYIKLGLLDESFKLFCCNEKLDIACWGMMVSALVHQGYSCEAIRFLRFMIDAGEKPDEFVMGSIFNSCAEIAAYQQTICVHPFVIKMGYDANVFVASAVIDAYAKCGDIGSARMAFDQSYCSNDLITYNTMIMAYARDGLVSEAMDIFETMKLANLQPSQATFVSLLSACGHRGLVDQGRLLFESIHLDYGLVPSPENYGCLVDMLSRNGYLEEAKHIIEVMPFPPWPAICRSLLSGCRIHGNRKLAEWGAKKLLELVPKNNAAYILLTKVYSERNSWEDVAKVQRIMMESRISKDAGCSWIQT; from the coding sequence ATGAGAAGTCTAAGACTTGTTTCTCTTTGTCCTCTGCTGAAACGATTCTCTTCGTTTGCTAATGAACCCTATCACCACCAAATCTGCAAATTCAGTTCCTGTGGCCCTCCGTACTCTTCTTCTTTCTGGGCGGGAAAAGACCCAACTGACTTTGCCGCGGCCCTGTCCCACTCTGAGAATTCGATGTCATTAACTCTCGGAACCCAAGTCCACGGGCATGTCATGAAGTTGGGATTTGCAGAGGACATATTTTCACAGAATAATCTGatcaaaatgtacaaaaagtTTGGTGTTTTAGATGATGGGTTCAAGTTGTTCGACGAAATGCCTTAcagaaatcttgtttcttggacTTTGATTATCTCCGGTGCGATTCAACTTGGTCACTTTGAAGTGGGCGTTGAGATGTTTATGGAAATGACTAGGACTGGATTGGTTCCAAATGAGTTTGCTTTTGGCAGCGTCATGAAGGCGTGTACTAGCATGGGGGCCAGTGACTTTGGTTCGTGCGTTCATTGTTTTGCATTGAAAATTGGGTTGGAAATTAACCCATTTGTGGGTTGTTCAATCTTAAACTTTTATGCAAAGTTGGGGGATATCGTAGCGGGAGAGAGGATATTTGAAGGTCTAAATTATGTTGATATTGGTTGTTGGAATTCAATGATAGGAGGGTACGCGCAATGTGGCTACGGACTTGAAGCCGTTAATATTGTATCCTCAATGAGATGGGATAGAATAACCATGGACAAATTCACCTTCGTTAATGTTCTACAGGGATGCACGGACCTGGGTGATATGGATATTGGGAAACAGATTCATGGATTGATCCTTAGAAGTGAGATGGAATTCGATACTTCAGTAATGAATGCTCTTATGCATATGTATTTTGAAAATGGTGGAAGGAACTCCGCCTGGAAAGTTTTTAGAAGGATGCTTAATAAGGATGTTGTATCATGGAATACTGTATTTGGTGGGGCTTGTCAATATGAGGATTCTGGAGAAGTTGCAAGGTTGTACCATGAGTTCATTGGGACTGGTATGAGACCTAACTATGTTACTTTCTCAGGATTATTCAGACGATGTGCACAATTATGTGACCTTAATCTCGGCCTTCAGTTTTTTTGCCATGCATTATGTTTTGGATTCTTTAATGAATATACTGTTGCATGCTCACTGATTAATATGTTCGCTCAGTGTGGGACAATGGAGATGGCATGCTTGGTATTTGAAAGCGGACTATTAACAGATATAACCCCTTGGAATGAGTTGATTTCGGGGCACAATCTAAATTACCATGAAATTGAAGCTCTGCAGATCTTCTGTAAGTTGTGGGAGTTGGGAGTTGAAGCAAATGAATTCACCTTCTGCAGCATTTTGGAATCTTGTTCTAGATCTGAGGACTGGCAAATGTGTAGACAAATTCATGCTGCTATAATTAAGTCAGGGTTTGTTTATCAGGGATATGTTTGTAATTCATTAGTTGAATGCTATATTAAGTTAGGCCTATTAGATGAGTCATTTAAGCTCTTTTGCTGTAATGAGAAATTAGATATTGCATGCTGGGGCATGATGGTATCTGCATTAGTGCATCAAGGATATAGTTGTGAAGCAATCAGGTTTCTTAGGTTTATGATTGATGCAGGCGAGAAGCCTGATGAGTTCGTGATGGGCAGCATTTTCAATAGTTGTGCTGAAATTGCAGCTTATCAACAAACTATATGTGTTCATCCATTTGTGATTAAAATGGGATATGATGCAAATGTATTTGTTGCTAGTGCAGTAATAGATGCTTATGCAAAATGCGGTGACATTGGAAGTGCGAGGATGGCTTTTGATCAGTCATATTGTTCCAATGACCTGATCACATACAATACAATGATTATGGCATATGCACGTGATGGTCTTGTCTCAGAAGCTATGGATATATTTGAGACAATGAAGTTGGCCAATTTACAGCCCAGCCAAGCTacatttgtttctcttttatcGGCTTGTGGACATAGGGGTCTTGTTGATCAAGGTCGTCTGTTATTTGAATCAATACACTTAGATTATGGATTGGTTCCATCTCCAGAAAATTATGGTTGCTTAGTCGACATGCTGTCTCGAAATGGATATCTTGAAGAAGCCAAACATATAATTGAAGTGATGCCATTTCCACCTTGGCCTGCCATCTGCAGATCCCTGCTTAGTGGTTGTCGAATACATGGAAATAGAAAATTGGCAGAATGGGGTGCTAAGAAACTACTTGAGCTAGTTCCCAAGAACAATGCAGCTTATATATTGTTAACCAAAGTTTATTCGGAAAGGAACAGTTGGGAAGATGTTGCAAAGGTGCAAAGGATAATGATGGAGAGCAGGATTTCAAAAGATGCTGGATGTAGTTGGATTCAAACGTAA